Part of the Paenibacillus sp. JNUCC32 genome is shown below.
TTTTCCCGGCAGCATCAACACCGAATACATTCACGGCAAGCGACTTGAAGCGCTGAGGATCCGCGTTCAGATTATATTTCATCCAGTTCGGGAACAGGATTGCCAGGCCGCCGCCGTGCGGAATGTCGTATACGGCAGACACCGCGTGCTCGATGTTATGGGTTCCCCAGTCGCCGGCCATTCCCATGTTGATCATGCCGTTCAGCGCCATCGTACCGCAGTACATGATCGTCTCGCGGTGCTCATAGTTCTCCAGGTCCTCAACCAGCTTCGGCGCCGTATCGATAACGGTTCGAAGAATCGTTTCGCAGAAACCGTCCTGCACCGGCGTATTGGTATCCTGATGGAAGTAGTGCTCCAGTACGTGGGACATGATATCCACGATGCCGTACACCGTTTGATCCCGGGGAAGGGAGAAGGTATGCACAGGGTCCAGGATCGAAAAGGCGGGATAAGCATGCGGGCTGCCCCAGCCCATCTTCTCTTGGGTCACTTCATTGGTGATGACGGAGCCGCCGTTCATCTCCGATCCCGTTGCGGCCATCGTAAGCACCGTTCCAAGCGGCAGACCCGCTTGCGGTACGGCTTTGCGCTCTACGAAATCCCACATATCTCCGTCATACTTGGCTCCTACGGCAATCGCTTTGGAGCAGTCGAGGACGCTTCCGCCGCCTACGGCCAAAATGAGGTCAATGTGATGTTCCCGGCACAACTCCACTCCTTTATGTACCGTTGACAGGCGCGGGTTCGGTTCCACCCCGGCAAGCTCCGTCACCACCGCATTCGCTTCTTTCAGCAAGGCGATGACCTGATCGTAAAGGCCGCTGCGCTTGATGCTGCCGCCGCCGTACACCAGCAAAACGTTCCGGCCGTATTTGGCCACTTCACCGCTTAAAGCACTCAGCTTGCCCTTGCCAAAAATCAACTGAGTCGGATTATGAAAGACAAAAGGTCTCATGTCACATTACCTCCATCGCATCTGGTTTGCATCTAATTCATTCATGCGTGCTTTTTCATTCTATACCATTCCCATTAAGCAAAACAAACAGCCGTCCTTCTTTCGGAAGATCGGCTGTTTGAATGATGATCCTAGTTATCGTTAGCTTCAACACATCATATTTCCATCCAAGAATATTTATCTGCTGTCAGGGACGTACCCCATATGGCTCAGGAATCGCTGAAATGCCTGCTGCCCTTCCGCCGTCTGTTTGTATACCCCGGCATGCTCCAAAATCGTCGTGAATTTGCTGCCGACCTCCCGGCGTACCAGCTGGGTGGCCCCGGCTTTATCGGATGCGGCTATGCCCCGGCCCCGCAGCTCCTCGATCCAGTCGCCGTGGACGGCGAGCGGATGGTCAGCGGCCTGGCTGTCCGCATACAGTGCCTCGTTCCCCGCCAGAATCTCGGCGATCTGATCCAGCTCTTCCTTGAGCCTGCCCGGCAGGATCGCCAGCCCCATCACTTCGATCAAGCCGATGTTTTCCTTCTTGATGTGGAACATCTCCCGATGAGGATGAAAGATCCCTTCCGGATGCTGCTCGTTGGTGCGATTGTTCCGCAGAACCAGATCCATCTCATAGATGCCCTCGTCATTACGGCGGGCAATCGGAGTCACCGTATTATGGCGGACCCGTTCGCCGTCCGCTTCGCTGAAGGCCTCAATGTCTGCCGAAGGGTCGCTGTAGGTTTTCCAGCCCTCGTAAATGCCGTTCGCGCATTCAAGCAGCGAATCCCGATCGCTTGAGGATAGGCGGATCACCGACATCGGCCATTTCACGATGGCAACGGATACCCCCGGATAATCCCCGTGCGTAAACCCGGCCACCTTCGGCGCTTTCTGGATCGGGAAGGTATGCCGCCCCCCCTGGAAATGATCATGTGTGAGAATGGAGCCCCCGACAATCGGAAGATCCGCGTTCGATCCGAGAAAATAATGCGGATAAGCATCAACAAAACTCAAGAGGCGGGCAAGCGTCGCCTTGGTCAGCTTCATCGGCACGTGATCGTGGTGGAACACGATGCAGTGCTCGTTATAGTAAACATACGGCGAGTATTGGAAGAACCATGGTTCACCGTTCAACTCCAGCGGGATAATGCGCAGGTTTTGCCGCGCCGGGTGATTGACCCTGCCTGCATAACCCACGTTCTCCCGGCAGAGCTGGCATTTCGGATAGACCGGCGGAGGCAGCAGTTTGGCCATGGCGATTTCCTTCGGACTCTTCTCCGGCTTGGATAAATTGATGGTAATCTCAATATCGCCGTACGCGCTGGCATGCCGCCAGTATTCGTTTTTGGCTACGCGATCCATCCGAATGTAGTTGGAGTCGATGCACAGGCTGTAAAATTGCCGGGTAGCCTCGACGATCCCCTGCTCCTGCTCTACCGCCCGGAACCGAGCGGTTACTTCCGAAGGTCTTGCCATGAGGCGGCCCATGATTTTGGCGTCCAGCAAATCCCGGTACGTATCGGTATTTTCCGGGATCATGCCATGCGCCGCACCGTAATCGATCAGGATGTCGAGCATAGCCTGG
Proteins encoded:
- a CDS encoding iron-containing alcohol dehydrogenase, coding for MRPFVFHNPTQLIFGKGKLSALSGEVAKYGRNVLLVYGGGSIKRSGLYDQVIALLKEANAVVTELAGVEPNPRLSTVHKGVELCREHHIDLILAVGGGSVLDCSKAIAVGAKYDGDMWDFVERKAVPQAGLPLGTVLTMAATGSEMNGGSVITNEVTQEKMGWGSPHAYPAFSILDPVHTFSLPRDQTVYGIVDIMSHVLEHYFHQDTNTPVQDGFCETILRTVIDTAPKLVEDLENYEHRETIMYCGTMALNGMINMGMAGDWGTHNIEHAVSAVYDIPHGGGLAILFPNWMKYNLNADPQRFKSLAVNVFGVDAAGKSDEAAGLEGIEALRRFWTSIGAPSTLGDYDIDDREIGSMADKAMRFGPFGNFRKLQREDVVEIYRMSL
- a CDS encoding UDP-glucose--hexose-1-phosphate uridylyltransferase, with the protein product MNAATSSTPESKQVLHAIEMLVRFALHKGLIQAADADYSRNLLLEDFGFSEPYGDEVNDPMPDGPQAMLDILIDYGAAHGMIPENTDTYRDLLDAKIMGRLMARPSEVTARFRAVEQEQGIVEATRQFYSLCIDSNYIRMDRVAKNEYWRHASAYGDIEITINLSKPEKSPKEIAMAKLLPPPVYPKCQLCRENVGYAGRVNHPARQNLRIIPLELNGEPWFFQYSPYVYYNEHCIVFHHDHVPMKLTKATLARLLSFVDAYPHYFLGSNADLPIVGGSILTHDHFQGGRHTFPIQKAPKVAGFTHGDYPGVSVAIVKWPMSVIRLSSSDRDSLLECANGIYEGWKTYSDPSADIEAFSEADGERVRHNTVTPIARRNDEGIYEMDLVLRNNRTNEQHPEGIFHPHREMFHIKKENIGLIEVMGLAILPGRLKEELDQIAEILAGNEALYADSQAADHPLAVHGDWIEELRGRGIAASDKAGATQLVRREVGSKFTTILEHAGVYKQTAEGQQAFQRFLSHMGYVPDSR